A stretch of [Clostridium] innocuum DNA encodes these proteins:
- a CDS encoding GNAT family N-acetyltransferase — MRLDMPCVETAHLLLRPVEEGDVCDMFAYYSDPLVMRYLSLHPHTDIEETLNSIRSYFLTWEKRGVPQAWVMVHKHDDKVIGNLDIHTIDGDIGEIGYLMHPDYWNQGLMREAVSALVKAGFAHVGLRRMEAYVAVEHPASAAVLKHCGFVQEGILRKLALLSDGRYHDMVLMSILKEDILTESFRLDK; from the coding sequence ATGCGCTTGGATATGCCCTGTGTGGAAACTGCACATCTGCTGCTTCGTCCTGTAGAAGAAGGGGATGTATGTGATATGTTTGCCTATTACAGCGACCCTTTGGTCATGCGGTATTTATCTCTGCATCCTCATACGGATATAGAAGAGACACTGAACAGTATCCGCAGTTATTTTCTGACCTGGGAAAAGCGCGGTGTACCGCAGGCCTGGGTGATGGTACATAAGCATGATGACAAGGTGATCGGCAATCTGGATATCCATACCATTGATGGGGATATCGGCGAAATCGGTTATCTGATGCATCCGGATTACTGGAATCAGGGCTTGATGAGAGAAGCTGTCAGCGCGCTGGTGAAAGCTGGCTTTGCGCATGTCGGGCTGCGCCGCATGGAAGCCTATGTGGCTGTGGAGCATCCGGCGAGTGCAGCGGTTTTAAAGCATTGCGGCTTTGTACAGGAGGGAATCCTTCGCAAGCTGGCATTGCTGAGTGATGGACGATATCACGATATGGTGTTAATGAGCATTCTGAAAGAAGATATTCTTACAGAAAGCTTCCGTTTGGACAAGTAA
- a CDS encoding stage VI sporulation protein D, with amino-acid sequence MKTMKIEKELQFADQVKEPRSLQVRESLEYHKEAEGIRAVGPLRVQGSYVNDEGELQEYEEVLDMDVLAPNHKLSQDRFYLDIQEYQSVPANGGLNLTILMGIHGLQEQPAPVQQTVVEQDNVQPEFSASRQPAPAQPEMQDNTLHTLEQLSATGSQENEEVAQEEETPQESDTTAMSEFEDLFEDDETTYTSYRMVVARGNDSYGTIAQRYDVKEDALRLANNNKEVNERTLVILPSV; translated from the coding sequence ATGAAAACAATGAAAATAGAAAAAGAGCTGCAGTTCGCAGATCAGGTCAAGGAGCCGCGTTCCCTGCAGGTACGGGAATCACTGGAATACCATAAGGAAGCAGAGGGCATTCGTGCAGTAGGTCCCCTGCGTGTACAGGGAAGCTATGTGAATGATGAGGGTGAGCTGCAGGAATATGAGGAAGTATTGGATATGGATGTACTTGCACCGAATCACAAGCTGTCACAGGATCGTTTTTATCTTGATATACAGGAATATCAGAGTGTTCCTGCCAATGGCGGTTTGAATTTGACGATTCTTATGGGAATTCACGGATTGCAGGAGCAGCCGGCACCTGTTCAACAGACGGTTGTTGAACAAGACAATGTGCAGCCGGAGTTTTCAGCATCCCGGCAGCCGGCACCTGCTCAGCCAGAGATGCAGGACAATACCCTGCATACACTTGAACAGCTGTCTGCTACAGGCTCGCAGGAAAATGAAGAAGTGGCACAGGAGGAAGAGACACCACAGGAATCGGACACCACAGCGATGTCGGAATTTGAAGATTTGTTCGAAGACGATGAAACAACGTATACATCCTACCGTATGGTCGTCGCCAGAGGGAATGACTCCTATGGAACCATAGCACAGCGCTATGATGTGAAGGAAGATGCTTTGCGTCTGGCCAATAACAATAAGGAAGTAAACGAACGTACGCTGGTGATTCTTCCCTCTGTCTGA
- a CDS encoding SdpI family protein, which yields MKNDRWMMLCCGGILLCVCVSPWLPYTEWGILLFSVLSALRLYFANDVITGLDQANPKNRTVQEMAVVCMFFIMMMAVIAALYACGQLQEAVKDKLQFSMVLFLVLVYGNAAPKLPFNRHLGLRLPWTTADENTWRYAHRICGYMSFPTAFFMLCGFAMHHTGVQATAFGFGFVGIPAFLSYRYDQKQKKDRI from the coding sequence ATGAAAAATGATCGCTGGATGATGCTTTGCTGTGGAGGTATTCTGCTCTGCGTGTGTGTCTCACCATGGCTTCCCTATACGGAATGGGGAATTCTGCTGTTCTCTGTCCTCAGTGCTCTTCGGCTGTATTTTGCGAATGATGTGATAACCGGACTCGATCAGGCAAATCCGAAGAACCGTACCGTACAGGAAATGGCTGTGGTATGCATGTTTTTTATTATGATGATGGCGGTAATCGCTGCTTTATATGCATGCGGACAGCTACAGGAAGCTGTAAAAGATAAACTGCAGTTTTCCATGGTGCTGTTTCTGGTACTGGTATATGGAAACGCTGCACCAAAGCTTCCCTTTAATCGTCATCTTGGTCTTCGGCTGCCATGGACGACGGCAGATGAAAATACGTGGCGGTATGCACATCGCATCTGCGGCTATATGAGCTTTCCGACAGCTTTTTTCATGCTGTGCGGATTTGCAATGCACCATACCGGTGTTCAGGCAACTGCTTTTGGGTTTGGCTTTGTCGGGATTCCGGCATTCCTATCCTATCGTTATGATCAGAAACAGAAAAAAGACAGAATCTAA
- a CDS encoding winged helix-turn-helix transcriptional regulator: MDMFKAMADPTRRRILQLLSEKNLSAGEIAEEFTMSKPAISKHLDILKTSELITCEKQGQYVIYAINTSAVEQMYCCFLDVFDGMSFHGKAQKHEK, translated from the coding sequence ATGGATATGTTTAAAGCGATGGCAGATCCGACAAGACGGCGGATTCTGCAACTGCTGAGTGAAAAAAATCTAAGTGCCGGAGAGATTGCTGAAGAATTCACAATGTCAAAGCCGGCCATATCCAAGCATCTGGATATATTGAAGACCAGTGAGCTAATCACCTGTGAAAAACAGGGACAGTATGTAATTTATGCGATCAACACATCTGCTGTGGAACAGATGTACTGCTGCTTTCTGGATGTGTTTGATGGAATGTCCTTTCATGGAAAGGCGCAGAAGCATGAAAAATGA
- a CDS encoding DUF1648 domain-containing protein, producing MVFLKKYGAYGIPVCLLLVSLLLYSRLPNELPMQFSLSGEVNRTMNKEFAIWCIPVLEAVILLYTDCTDNRIAGLAIAILLTIIQLGIMLLFMR from the coding sequence ATGGTGTTCTTGAAAAAATACGGTGCTTATGGTATTCCGGTGTGCTTACTGCTTGTTTCCCTGCTGTTGTATTCACGCCTGCCAAATGAGCTTCCGATGCAGTTCAGCTTGAGCGGTGAGGTAAATCGAACCATGAATAAGGAATTCGCAATTTGGTGTATTCCTGTACTGGAGGCTGTTATTCTTCTATATACAGATTGCACGGATAACCGTATTGCAGGACTTGCTATTGCAATTCTGCTGACAATCATTCAGCTGGGCATTATGCTGCTGTTTATGAGGTAA
- a CDS encoding YihA family ribosome biogenesis GTP-binding protein has product MIQFQKAELVISAPDKKSWPDTTLPEIVLAGRSNVGKSSFINAMCGRKKLAYVGNTPGKTRLLNFFNLDDKYMFVDVPGYGYANISKTQLIKFGQMMEDYFSERTQKKGVVILVDARHKPTDDDMTMLEFARYYEIPVAVVATKCDKVPPTKRAYHFANIRKTLKLNADEPLFPFSAVEKQGMEEIWSYLIPLFTS; this is encoded by the coding sequence ATGATACAATTTCAGAAAGCGGAGCTGGTCATTTCCGCACCGGATAAGAAATCATGGCCGGATACGACACTGCCGGAAATTGTTCTGGCTGGCCGAAGCAATGTCGGCAAAAGCAGCTTCATCAATGCCATGTGCGGACGCAAAAAGCTGGCCTATGTCGGGAATACGCCCGGCAAGACCAGACTGCTGAATTTCTTCAATCTGGATGACAAGTATATGTTTGTAGATGTTCCCGGATACGGCTATGCGAATATCTCGAAAACACAGCTGATCAAATTCGGACAGATGATGGAGGATTATTTCTCTGAACGAACGCAGAAAAAAGGTGTTGTGATTCTTGTGGATGCCAGACATAAGCCGACGGATGATGATATGACGATGCTGGAATTTGCCCGTTATTATGAAATCCCTGTTGCAGTTGTGGCAACCAAGTGCGATAAGGTGCCGCCGACCAAGCGCGCCTATCATTTCGCAAACATCCGTAAGACACTGAAGCTGAATGCGGATGAGCCCCTGTTTCCTTTCTCAGCTGTAGAAAAGCAGGGAATGGAGGAAATCTGGAGCTATCTCATACCGCTGTTCACTTCCTGA
- the lon gene encoding endopeptidase La, with the protein MNENDANPIVQLPLVCTRGVVVFPNQEVIIDVGREKSTRAVEEAQEKYESQVVLVAQRDLALEEPDVNDVYSYGTLCQIKHIRRMDGYLRVKFRGMQRVELHTIINDDTLMSVTAEVKTDIAQDPMEEVALVRKIAKQFEEIEAVSQTIPKEMINELAKGVSAPVLSDQIAQLFPFTLEKRQELLETLGVNERLYLILQEIESEKELSQIENKINDKVKTRIEESQKEYYLREKMRAIKEELGDVPDTDKDVDAIRKRLEENPYPDSIKDKIRDELSRYEMLPAASGETGVIKTYIDWMMDLPWWQESRDNEDLNLASEILDADHYGLEKIKERILEYLAVKQMTNSLRAPIICLVGPPGVGKTSLAKSVARALDRKFVKISLGGVKDESEIRGHRRTYLGSMPGRFIQAMKKAGTVNPVFLIDEIDKMASDYKGDPASAMLEVLDPEQNSLFSDHYIEEPYDLSKVLFIATANYLENIPNALRDRLEIIELSSYTELEKIEIAKRHLVPKQIKENGLKTSQLKIDDEMISFLIRYYTRESGVRQLERVIATVCRKSVLAILKDNKRSIKVTKKLVKEWLGHEKFEYGKRETKDQIGTVTGLAYTSFGGDVLQVEVNHFEGKGKLVITGQLGDVMKESATIAYDYVRANAKKYKIQPEVFEKNDIHIHVPEGAVPKDGPSAGVTLTTALVSSLSDTPVKANLAMTGEVTLRGNVLPIGGLKEKSMAAHRCGITTIVIPKANVKDLDDVPATVKESVNFVPVERVSQVLDVALVK; encoded by the coding sequence ATGAATGAAAACGATGCAAATCCAATTGTACAGCTTCCTTTGGTCTGTACGCGCGGTGTTGTAGTGTTTCCGAATCAGGAAGTCATCATCGATGTCGGTAGAGAAAAGTCTACGCGTGCAGTAGAAGAAGCACAGGAAAAATACGAAAGTCAGGTCGTTCTGGTAGCACAGCGGGATCTGGCACTGGAAGAGCCTGATGTGAATGACGTATATTCCTATGGTACTCTTTGTCAGATCAAGCATATCCGCAGAATGGATGGTTATCTGCGTGTGAAGTTCAGAGGTATGCAGCGTGTGGAGCTGCATACGATCATCAACGATGATACACTGATGAGTGTAACGGCGGAAGTCAAAACCGATATTGCGCAGGATCCGATGGAAGAGGTTGCTCTGGTAAGAAAAATCGCCAAGCAGTTTGAAGAAATCGAGGCGGTTTCCCAGACCATTCCGAAAGAAATGATCAATGAACTGGCAAAGGGCGTTTCCGCACCTGTGCTTTCTGATCAGATAGCACAGCTGTTTCCTTTTACGCTTGAAAAGCGACAGGAGCTGCTGGAAACATTAGGTGTGAATGAGCGTCTGTACCTGATTCTTCAGGAAATCGAGAGTGAAAAGGAATTATCACAGATTGAGAATAAAATCAATGACAAGGTAAAAACAAGAATTGAGGAAAGTCAGAAGGAATACTACCTGCGGGAGAAGATGCGTGCCATCAAGGAAGAGCTTGGTGATGTGCCGGATACCGATAAGGATGTGGATGCGATTCGCAAGCGTCTGGAAGAAAATCCGTACCCTGACAGCATTAAGGATAAGATCAGAGATGAACTGTCCCGCTATGAAATGCTGCCAGCCGCAAGTGGAGAAACCGGTGTTATCAAAACGTATATCGACTGGATGATGGATCTGCCGTGGTGGCAGGAATCCAGGGACAACGAGGATCTGAATCTGGCAAGTGAGATTCTGGATGCGGATCATTACGGTCTGGAAAAAATCAAGGAGCGTATTCTGGAGTATCTGGCTGTCAAGCAGATGACGAATTCTCTTCGTGCACCGATTATCTGTCTGGTTGGTCCTCCCGGTGTCGGTAAAACATCCCTTGCGAAATCCGTCGCAAGAGCACTCGACCGCAAATTTGTGAAAATATCACTGGGTGGTGTGAAGGATGAATCTGAAATCAGAGGACACCGCAGAACCTATCTGGGAAGTATGCCGGGAAGATTTATTCAGGCAATGAAAAAAGCAGGGACAGTGAATCCTGTCTTCCTGATTGATGAAATCGACAAGATGGCAAGTGATTACAAGGGCGATCCTGCGAGTGCCATGCTGGAGGTATTGGATCCGGAACAGAACTCTCTTTTCTCCGATCACTATATCGAAGAGCCGTATGACTTAAGCAAGGTACTCTTTATCGCAACGGCAAATTATCTGGAGAATATACCAAATGCATTGCGTGACCGTCTGGAAATCATCGAGCTCAGCTCCTATACCGAGCTGGAGAAAATCGAGATTGCCAAGCGTCATCTGGTGCCGAAGCAGATCAAGGAAAACGGTTTGAAAACATCGCAGCTGAAAATCGATGATGAAATGATCAGCTTCCTGATTCGATATTATACAAGAGAAAGCGGTGTTCGACAGCTGGAGCGTGTGATTGCGACCGTCTGCCGTAAGAGTGTGCTGGCAATCCTGAAGGACAATAAGCGCAGTATCAAGGTAACCAAAAAGCTGGTGAAGGAATGGCTCGGTCATGAGAAATTCGAATACGGCAAGCGGGAAACAAAGGATCAGATCGGTACGGTTACCGGCCTGGCATATACCTCCTTCGGAGGCGATGTGCTGCAGGTTGAGGTCAATCATTTTGAAGGTAAGGGAAAACTGGTCATCACCGGTCAGCTAGGGGATGTCATGAAGGAATCCGCAACCATTGCCTATGATTATGTACGCGCCAATGCCAAAAAATACAAAATCCAGCCGGAGGTGTTCGAAAAGAACGATATTCATATCCACGTACCGGAAGGGGCCGTTCCAAAGGATGGACCAAGCGCCGGTGTAACGCTGACAACCGCTCTGGTATCCTCTTTGAGCGATACGCCGGTCAAAGCCAATCTGGCAATGACTGGAGAGGTCACACTGCGTGGAAATGTCCTGCCAATCGGCGGTCTGAAGGAAAAATCCATGGCGGCACATCGTTGTGGAATTACGACAATCGTCATTCCAAAGGCCAATGTCAAGGATTTGGATGATGTACCGGCAACGGTAAAGGAAAGTGTCAACTTCGTACCTGTGGAACGTGTGTCTCAGGTGCTGGATGTTGCCCTGGTTAAATAG
- a CDS encoding trigger factor: MSSTWELKEKSTGELTATVEGDTWKDAQKKAFRKLAKKVNLPGFRPGQAPEKLVRKQISSQNILMEAIDEVAGDALSAGIKEHDLWVISRPALDIESIDEDKVTFKFNVTVKPEVKLGAYKGLDITKEAVEVSDADVEEEITRLQERFADLVVKEEGKVENGDTAVIDFEGFKEGVAFEGGKGEAYPLVIGSGSFIPGFEEQVLGMGIEETKDINVTFPEDYQAEELAGQPVVFKVTVHEIKSKVLPEADDELVKQAEIENVETLEAFKEYSRKNLEESKKNQAEQKFENEILTAVTENAEVEIPQVMIEEETDSLVRDFEQRLQSQGFGLEQFKQVTGQTDEMIREEMGKDAFNKVKVRLVLEAIAAEEKIEISEEDVNNELENIANMYQMPVEQVKQLISNDAVSYDLRIRKALELVKEATGK; the protein is encoded by the coding sequence ATGAGTTCAACATGGGAATTAAAAGAAAAATCAACAGGTGAATTAACAGCGACTGTCGAAGGTGATACCTGGAAGGATGCTCAGAAAAAAGCATTCAGAAAACTGGCAAAGAAAGTAAATCTGCCGGGATTCCGTCCGGGTCAGGCTCCTGAGAAACTGGTAAGAAAGCAGATCAGCTCTCAGAATATATTGATGGAAGCAATCGATGAGGTTGCAGGAGATGCATTAAGTGCAGGAATCAAGGAACATGATTTGTGGGTGATTTCCCGTCCGGCACTGGATATCGAAAGCATCGATGAGGATAAGGTAACATTCAAATTCAACGTAACAGTAAAGCCGGAGGTGAAGCTGGGAGCATACAAGGGCCTGGATATCACAAAGGAAGCTGTTGAAGTAAGCGATGCGGATGTTGAAGAGGAAATCACACGTCTGCAGGAGCGTTTTGCGGATCTTGTAGTGAAAGAAGAAGGCAAGGTTGAAAACGGAGATACTGCTGTGATTGACTTTGAAGGCTTCAAGGAAGGTGTTGCATTCGAAGGCGGTAAGGGAGAAGCATACCCGCTCGTAATTGGAAGCGGAAGCTTTATTCCGGGCTTTGAAGAACAGGTTCTGGGCATGGGAATTGAAGAAACAAAGGATATCAATGTAACCTTTCCGGAAGATTATCAGGCAGAGGAGCTTGCAGGTCAGCCGGTTGTCTTTAAGGTGACTGTTCACGAAATCAAATCCAAGGTACTTCCGGAAGCAGATGATGAACTGGTAAAACAGGCAGAAATCGAAAATGTGGAAACACTGGAAGCATTCAAGGAATATTCCCGTAAAAACCTTGAAGAAAGCAAGAAAAACCAGGCGGAGCAGAAATTTGAAAATGAAATTCTGACAGCCGTTACAGAAAATGCCGAGGTGGAAATTCCACAGGTTATGATCGAAGAGGAAACAGACAGCCTTGTGCGTGATTTCGAACAGCGTCTGCAGTCTCAGGGATTCGGTCTGGAGCAGTTCAAGCAGGTAACTGGGCAGACAGATGAAATGATTCGTGAGGAAATGGGCAAGGATGCCTTCAATAAAGTAAAAGTGCGTTTAGTTCTGGAAGCTATTGCAGCGGAAGAAAAGATTGAAATAAGTGAAGAGGATGTCAACAATGAGCTGGAAAATATCGCCAATATGTATCAAATGCCGGTTGAGCAGGTAAAACAGTTGATTTCCAACGATGCGGTGTCGTATGATTTACGTATCCGCAAAGCATTAGAGCTTGTCAAAGAAGCAACGGGCAAGTAA
- a CDS encoding DUF3196 family protein, with protein sequence MDTYYEDILKKVETLMKDAQFAEAYAILDEELSMPYIPREYEEPLIAYYNQCRSECKWKDTAVREEDIETLLKGSLEEAFLAIEQLKKSNIRNHMDAVADYLSQNPHYLVRSLMIEAMMEQNITDEVSVDIDGLEVTFSPCSLDAPMESEGALEAVNYLKDWFENDNPTFTMMCVETLVKEAYLRLPFNIEEDEALPLAAAVTAYVFHAYEEHEAWMLFEEEKGLAQYRGYELLLRKHEM encoded by the coding sequence ATGGATACTTATTATGAGGATATTCTAAAAAAGGTGGAAACTCTGATGAAGGATGCGCAGTTTGCCGAAGCATATGCCATTCTGGATGAGGAACTCTCCATGCCGTATATTCCAAGGGAATATGAGGAACCATTGATCGCATACTATAACCAGTGTCGCAGTGAGTGTAAATGGAAAGATACCGCAGTTCGGGAAGAGGACATTGAAACTCTGCTGAAAGGTTCTCTGGAGGAAGCGTTTCTTGCGATTGAACAGCTGAAAAAAAGTAATATTCGTAATCACATGGATGCTGTGGCGGACTATCTGTCTCAAAACCCGCACTATCTGGTTCGTTCTCTGATGATCGAAGCCATGATGGAACAAAACATTACCGATGAGGTCAGTGTGGATATCGACGGTCTTGAGGTTACCTTCTCTCCGTGCAGTCTGGATGCGCCTATGGAAAGCGAGGGGGCACTGGAAGCGGTGAATTATCTGAAGGACTGGTTTGAAAACGACAATCCGACATTTACGATGATGTGTGTGGAAACTTTGGTGAAGGAGGCGTATCTACGTCTGCCCTTCAATATTGAAGAGGATGAGGCACTGCCGCTGGCTGCTGCTGTGACTGCCTATGTGTTTCATGCCTATGAGGAACATGAGGCATGGATGCTCTTTGAGGAAGAAAAAGGTCTTGCACAATACAGGGGTTATGAATTATTATTAAGGAAGCATGAAATGTAA
- a CDS encoding IS4 family transposase translates to MISIHKTLFNSLDKILNKADRLKYDQHFVTHESSDFTRKSRKLSFKDTISFILSMAGKPIREELLDFFHYSNNTPTASALVQARSKISSRVFQYILNELNKAFPPDNLYKGYHLIAVDGSEMQIPLDFSDPDTLHKSASKGKFLSAFHLNVSYDVLNHRYLDTIVQGIHSKNEVEAMWKIVERFHDDNAIFIADRNYATWNTMAHIIQSGKSFLIRVKDIHSISSLLRKFNLPDEEFDLDLHITLTRKQTKDIKSQPERYRFLSTTSTFDFIDEHNPEYVLHFRVVRFKLDGSEEYESIITNLSRDEFSKDEIKEIYNTRWGIELSFRDLKYSADLCAVHAKKRESIQQEIWARMILYHISFIMAHHIINKKPKGKGKKKKYSYAINKKMAIHHCRYFIQHYKRKGGHPPDLETLISQDILPIRQNRKCKRLMKSQTLVCFNYRFS, encoded by the coding sequence ATGATTTCTATTCATAAAACACTTTTCAATTCTTTGGATAAGATTTTAAATAAGGCGGATCGTTTGAAATATGATCAACATTTTGTCACACATGAAAGTTCTGATTTCACTCGTAAATCTAGAAAGCTATCTTTTAAAGATACTATTTCATTCATCTTATCAATGGCGGGTAAGCCTATCCGGGAAGAACTACTTGATTTTTTCCATTACTCAAATAATACCCCAACTGCCTCTGCACTTGTCCAGGCACGTTCTAAAATTTCTTCACGTGTTTTTCAATATATTTTGAATGAACTGAATAAAGCATTTCCACCTGATAATTTATATAAGGGCTATCATCTTATTGCGGTCGATGGGTCTGAAATGCAAATACCACTTGATTTTAGTGATCCCGATACGTTACATAAAAGTGCATCGAAAGGAAAATTTCTATCTGCTTTTCATCTTAATGTCAGCTATGATGTTTTAAACCATCGTTATTTAGATACGATCGTTCAAGGGATTCATAGTAAGAACGAGGTCGAAGCCATGTGGAAAATAGTTGAACGTTTTCACGATGATAATGCTATTTTTATCGCAGATAGAAATTATGCAACCTGGAATACTATGGCACATATCATACAGTCGGGTAAGTCCTTTTTGATACGTGTGAAAGATATACACTCGATTTCCAGTCTTTTAAGAAAATTCAATCTGCCAGATGAAGAATTTGATTTGGATTTACATATCACATTGACAAGAAAACAGACCAAAGATATAAAATCTCAACCAGAGAGATATCGTTTCTTATCTACTACATCTACGTTTGATTTTATTGATGAACATAATCCTGAGTATGTACTTCATTTCCGTGTAGTTCGATTTAAGCTGGATGGTAGTGAAGAATATGAATCGATCATCACAAATTTAAGCCGGGATGAATTTAGTAAGGATGAAATAAAAGAAATATACAATACTCGATGGGGTATAGAATTATCGTTCCGTGACCTTAAATATTCAGCGGATCTGTGTGCTGTTCATGCGAAAAAACGAGAAAGCATCCAACAGGAGATTTGGGCAAGGATGATACTGTATCATATATCTTTTATTATGGCTCATCATATAATAAATAAAAAGCCAAAGGGAAAGGGTAAGAAAAAAAAGTATTCTTATGCGATAAACAAAAAAATGGCGATACATCATTGTCGCTATTTTATCCAGCATTATAAAAGAAAAGGCGGTCACCCGCCTGATCTTGAAACTCTCATTTCACAAGATATCTTACCAATCCGCCAAAATCGAAAATGTAAGAGGCTTATGAAATCACAAACGCTAGTATGTTTCAACTACCGCTTTTCTTAA
- a CDS encoding diguanylate cyclase, with translation MYHEHVAVTVLTTTSDIQACLEQGIARDLMHCHIQTSGAHGAWNSSDIILCELSLSSLQPIRSRMREDAYLLYICDADAASCADCWDVADEVICRPLSMEYLEKRIRCLYECYRQKERAWLLDTYLNTLIDSMPDLVWFKDEEGSHVKVNSAFCHTVGKSRVDIEGKNHCAVWDVDVDDCAETEDIVRREKKTCQFNELVKSPHGLRQFRTYKSPLFDKQNRIIGSVGIGHDITDLENMSTELEILLNSMPFAILIRDQAGTVLNVNDKFTEFFAVSRASILDVAYDDWFSSLLREGKQLKKESNGKAILTFEGNRRILEISNETIYDIFKSRVGDLCIYRDMTEEYLLEQQLSSNSNTDYLTGLYNRRYFYEYYADLRKFKQISILYVDLDYFKTVNDTYGHQVGDEALRISAEVLKKMFPKDLIARLGGDEFLVSMTASMSAQELLRQGNRLIHELQKHFERNAYYMNLSASVGISYTTDPVMRIDDLIRESDTALYKAKQQGRSKCQLYERAASNTRYLKKAIR, from the coding sequence ATGTATCATGAACATGTAGCTGTAACTGTTTTAACGACCACCTCTGATATACAGGCCTGTCTGGAACAGGGTATTGCCCGTGATCTTATGCATTGCCATATTCAAACATCCGGTGCACATGGTGCCTGGAATAGCAGTGACATCATTCTTTGTGAGCTTTCTCTGTCCAGTCTGCAGCCGATTCGCAGCCGAATGAGGGAGGATGCCTATCTGCTGTATATCTGTGATGCTGATGCTGCTTCCTGTGCGGATTGCTGGGACGTTGCAGATGAGGTGATTTGCCGTCCGCTGTCTATGGAATATCTTGAAAAGCGTATCCGTTGTCTATATGAGTGCTATCGGCAGAAGGAGCGTGCATGGCTGCTGGATACATATCTCAATACCCTCATTGACAGTATGCCGGATCTGGTTTGGTTTAAGGATGAGGAAGGCTCTCATGTCAAGGTAAACAGCGCTTTCTGTCATACGGTGGGAAAAAGCAGAGTGGATATTGAGGGAAAGAATCACTGTGCAGTGTGGGATGTGGATGTTGATGACTGTGCCGAGACAGAGGATATCGTACGACGGGAAAAGAAAACCTGTCAATTCAACGAGCTGGTGAAAAGCCCGCATGGACTGCGGCAGTTTCGCACCTATAAATCGCCATTATTTGATAAACAGAACAGGATTATTGGCAGTGTTGGCATCGGGCATGATATCACCGATTTGGAAAATATGAGTACCGAGCTGGAAATCCTGTTAAACAGTATGCCATTTGCCATCCTCATTCGAGATCAGGCGGGGACTGTGCTTAATGTCAATGATAAATTTACTGAATTTTTTGCTGTATCCAGAGCTTCCATCCTCGATGTAGCATATGATGACTGGTTTTCGTCCCTGCTGAGGGAAGGCAAACAGCTGAAAAAGGAGTCGAATGGAAAGGCGATTCTGACATTTGAGGGGAATCGCAGAATTTTGGAAATCAGCAATGAAACAATTTATGATATATTCAAAAGTCGCGTCGGGGATTTGTGTATCTATCGTGATATGACGGAGGAATACCTTCTTGAACAGCAGTTGAGCAGTAATTCCAATACCGATTATCTGACTGGTCTATACAACCGCAGATATTTTTATGAGTATTATGCCGATTTACGGAAATTTAAGCAGATATCCATATTGTATGTGGATCTGGATTATTTTAAAACGGTGAATGATACCTATGGACATCAGGTAGGTGATGAAGCGCTGCGTATCAGTGCAGAGGTGCTGAAGAAAATGTTTCCAAAGGATCTGATTGCACGTCTGGGCGGTGATGAATTTCTGGTATCCATGACAGCAAGCATGAGTGCGCAGGAGCTGCTGCGGCAGGGGAACCGGCTCATTCATGAGCTGCAGAAGCACTTTGAGAGGAATGCTTATTATATGAATCTGTCGGCCAGTGTCGGAATTTCGTATACTACAGATCCCGTTATGCGTATTGATGATTTGATCCGAGAGAGTGATACGGCTTTGTATAAGGCGAAGCAGCAGGGCAGGTCAAAATGTCAGCTGTATGAACGGGCCGCAAGCAATACGCGATATTTGAAAAAAGCCATCCGCTGA